The Scomber scombrus chromosome 5, fScoSco1.1, whole genome shotgun sequence genome window below encodes:
- the si:dkey-260j18.2 gene encoding kelch-like protein 17 produces the protein MNAVRGGTVTWRPQPWQDGDGGGGEPLSDSDSEEEDFPDDSTTPLGDYITHGLKQLLDAQQLCDVTLLVEGKKFMCHRVLLAAVSPYFRAMFTSPLVESRLTEIRLEEVTPSVMETVIQFVYTGEAGLSLDTAEDLFVAANRLQVMPLQDLCSRFLFEHLSVDNCLGMYSLARSHHDQLLLRASLRLVAQHFPRVARQKDFLLLDHGTLGSLLSSDRLGVDSEAEVYDAARRWAEHQPLDRYAHMPALLHHLRPGLLSQEESRRLSQELGPAAAGEGLGGPLRPREGMFEKKIVCVDLTPREDENLVARDYTVDCFDPRTGKWEKLAALGSLVSPGCTAVGDRLFVAGGILRTGSVSAAVHEYDAVLDRWIERPSMAQPRAMLGLLGCGESLYALGGSNRSALLDSSEILELSTLQWTPGPRLPLPLRAFACAALRGRLYLLGGTTLEQNRAVVHSVVHSGVLIYHTLTDCWTRVALDSGATCLAGGVAVRGGVCAIGGYMRDTTKFLDGNYTNLETLDATGRVLFFREGRGSGVEREVTGGGVMVTAEQRGGAGGGSDRAPSPVVFPGLPRRIAAGGVARWKRRIYVLGGENGSRFYDSVYCWKPGWRSWVQRREKLPGDTGGVSQFGCTTLKFPKKHILSRLRLAKENCKKAAD, from the exons ATGAATGCCGTGCGGGGGGGCACAGTCACCTGGCGTCCCCAGCCATGGCAGGATGGGgatgggggaggaggggagccTCTATCAGACAGCGACTCAGAGGAGGAGGACTTCCCAGATGACAGCACCACACCTTTAGGAGACTACATCACACATG GATTGAAGCAGCTCCTGGACGCTCAGCAGCTGTGTGATGTTACTCTGCTTGTCGAAGGGAAAAAGTTCATGTGTCACAG AGTCCTATTGGCGGCTGTGAGCCCGTACTTCCGGGCCATGTTCACCAGTCCTCTGGTGGAGTCTCGCCTCACTGAGATTCGACTGGAGGAAGTGACGCCGTCTGTCATGGAGACAGTCATCCAGTTTGTGTACACCGGGGAGGCGGGTCTCTCTCTGGACACGGCTGAGGATCTGTTTGTGGCTGCCAACCGGCTTCAGGTCATGCCCCTGCAAGACCTGTGCTCCAG GTTTCTATTTGAGCACCTCTCTGTGGATAACTGTCTGGGGATGTACTCTCTGGCTCGCTCTCACCACGATCAGCTGCTGCTGCGTGCCTCCCTGAGGCTGGTAGCACAGCACTTCCCCCGGGTGGCCCGGCAGAAAGACTTCCTGCTGCTAGACCACGGCACTTTAGGCAGCCTTCTGAGCTCCGACCGCCTGGGGGTGGATTCAGAGGCGGAGGTGTACGACGCGGCACGCCGCTGGGCAGAGCACCAGCCCCTGGATCGCTACGCCCACATGCCAGCACTGCTTCACCACCTGCGGCCGGGACTGCTGTCACAGGAAGAAAGCCGAAGACTGAGCCAGGAGTTGGGCCCCGCTGCAGCTGGAGAGGGCCTCGGGGGGCCTCTAAGACCACGGGAGGGCatgtttgagaaaaaaatagtGTGCGTGGACCTGACACCTCGGGAAGATGAGAATTTAGTTGCCAGAGACTACACAGTGGACTGCTTTGATCCTCGGACAGGGAAGTGGGAGAAGTTAGCAGCGCTGGGTTCGCTGGTCAGTCCTGGCTGCACAGCTGTGGGTGACAGACTGTTTGTAGCTGGAGGGATTCTACGGACAGGCTCTGTGTCTGCAGCCGTGCATGAATACGATGCTGTGTTGGACCGCTGGATAGAGAGGCCTTCGATGGCCCAGCCCCGGGCTATGCTTGGCCTGCTGGGCTGTGGGGAGTCACTCTATGCCTTGGGTGGCAGTAACCGCTCAGCCCTGCTGGACTCCAGTGAGATCCTGGAGCTGTCTACACTCCAATGGACTCCCGGGCCGCGGTTACCGCTCCCTCTGCGTGCTTTCGCCTGCGCAGCGCTGCGCGGACGACTCTACCTGCTGGGTGGAACCACACTTGAACAGAACCGGGCCGTGGTTCACTCCGTGGTTCACTCAGGGGTGCTTATTTATCACACCTTGACAGACTGCTGGACACGTGTGGCACTGGACTCCGGTGCCACCTGCCTCGCTGGAGGTGTAGCAGTGCGAGGAGGAGTCTGCGCCATAGGGGGATACATGAGGGATACCACCAAGTTCCTGGATGGAAACTACACCAACCTGGAGACTTTAGACGCCACAGGGCGCGTGCTGTTTTTCAGAGAGGGCCGAGGGTCTGGAGTAGAGAGGGAAGTGACCGGGGGAGGGGTGATGGTCACAGCGGAGCAGCGGGGCGGTGCAGGTGGCGGAAGCGACCGAGCCCCGAGCCCTGTGGTTTTTCCTGGGCTGCCGAGGCGGATCGCAGCCGGGGGGGTGGCCAGGTGGAAACGGAGGATTTACGTGCTGGGCGGGGAAAACGGCTCGCGGTTCTACGACAGCGTGTACTGCTGGAAGCCCGGCTGGCGCAGCTGGGTCCAGAGACGTGAGAAACTCCCCGGAGACACTGGAGGGGTGAGCCAGTTCGGGTGCACCACTTTAAAATTCCCCAAGAAACACATCCTGTCCAGACTGAGACTAGCCAAAGAAAACTGCAAGAAGGCGGCTGACTAG
- the sars2 gene encoding serine--tRNA ligase, mitochondrial — MSLIEMLIIPMLPECNINHRTNMATGFSMAARLGRAALTVLKPVARHYSRQRSSVVIPHRFCHRARSSLYEHVREGYSDKPELDMTLVCEHTDSVIANVESRKGDLRGEDVRNIVCVWQQLQAVRTEISELEEQKKRISETVKALVVKNDKKTLTSLPEYNQALQRGRDIRNRLNQLTAKETELDQEHYLRALRLPNTTHPDVPIGDESQARVVELVGQKPEFDFKPRGHVELGEELGLIRQRHLAHVSGHRSYYLRGAGARLQIALQNFALDTLQRRGFIPMVVPDMLRGAVFEGCGMQPNAHRSQVYSMDPARFPDLNLAGTGEVGAAGYFMDHAVNWKDLPVRTVCSSTCYRAETDTGRETWGLYRVHHFNKVEMFGVTADETGEESSQLLEEFVSLQKEMFSALELHYRVLDMPTQELGPPAYRKYDIEAWMPGRNSYGEISSGSNCTDYQSRRLNILYEREDGSLQYAHTVNATACAIPRTIIAILETHQTKEGSVRVPRALQPYFGLEVIEKPKCTPLKYIGPNQHTRPPRPAPKTR; from the exons ATGAGCCTAATAGAGATGTTAATTATTCCCATGCTCCCTGAATGCAACATCAACCATAGGACAAACATGGCGACAGGCTTCAGCATGGCAGCTAGACTAGGACGCGCTGCACTGACTGTGTTGAAGCCGGTGGCTCGACACTACTCGAGGCAGAGGAGCAGCGTTGTCATCCCGCACCGCTTCTGTCACAGAGCCCGCAGCAGTTTGTACGAGCATGTCCGTGAAGGCTACAGTGACAAACCCGAGCTGGACATGACATTAGTGTGTGAGCATACTGACTCGGTCATAGCTAATGTGGAGAGCAGGAAGGGAGACCTGCGGGGGGAGGATGTCCGGAACATT gtgtgtgtgtggcagcagcTCCAGGCGGTGAGGACAGAAATCTctgagctggaggagcagaaGAAACGCATCAGTGAAACAGTCAAAGCGCTAGTG GTCAAGAATGACAAGAAGACTCTCACCAGT CTTCCAGAGTACAACCAGGCTCTGCAGAGGGGTCGAGACATCCGCAACAGACTCAACCAGCTCACCGCCAAAGAGACTGAGCTGGATCAGGAACACTATCTACGAGCGCTCCGGCTACCCAACACCACACACCCTGATGtg CCAATTGGAGATGAGAGCCAGGCGAGGGTGGTGGAGCTGGTTGGACAGAAACCAG AGTTTGACTTCAAGCCCAGAGGCCATGTAGAACTGGGGGAGGAGTTGGGTCTCATCAGGCAGAG GCATCTAGCTCATGTCTCAGGCCACAGGTCTTACTATCTGAGGGGAGCAGGGGCCAGACTACAGATTGCACTCCAAAACTTCGCCCTAGACACACTGCAGCGTCGG GGCTTCATTCCCATGGTTGTACCTGACATGCTGAGGGGGGCAGTGTTT GAGGGTTGTGGCATGCAACCCAACGCTCATCGCTCTCAGGTCTATTCAATGGACCCGGCTCGTTTCCCAGACCTCAACCTGGCAGGGACCGGAGAGGTCGGAGCGGCAG GCTATTTCATGGATCATGCAGTAAACTGGAAGGACCTACCTGTCAG GACGGTGTGCAGCAGCACGTGCTACAGAGCTGAGACGGACACAGGCAGAGAGACCTGGGGCCTCTACAGAGTTCATCACTTCAACAAG gTGGAGATGTTTGGAGTGACAGCAGAtgagacaggagaggagagctcTCAGCTCCTGGAGGAGTTTGTCTCTTTGCAAAAAGAGATGTTTTCTGCACTGGAGCTACACTACAG aGTGCTGGACATGCCGACTCAGGAATTGGGTCCTCCAGCGTACAGGAAGTATGACATTGAAGCCTGGATGCCTGGAAGGAACAGTTATGGAGAG ATTTCCAGTGGGTCCAACTGTACAGACTACCAGAGCAGACGCCTCAACATCCTGTATGAGAGAGAGGATGGCAGCCTGCAGTACGCCCACACA gTGAACGCTACAGCGTGTGCCATCCCTCGAACCATTATCGCTATCCTGGAGACTCACCAAACCAAA GAAGGATCAGTGCGTGTACCCCGAGCCCTGCAGCCTTATTTTGGTCTCGAAGTGATTGAGAAACCAAAGTGCACCCCGCTGAAATACATTGGACCCAACCAGCACACCCGGCCTCCCAGACCCGCACCCAAAACCAGatga